In Streptomyces sp. HUAS ZL42, the DNA window TGACCGGCTGGACGTACGCCGAGGTGTCCTGGCCGGGCAGGAAGGGGGCATCGCTCAGCCCGCCGCGGTACAGCGGTACGGCCCCGCGGTTGACGGCGACCGCCACCTGGTCGGTGAGCTCCTTGGCCTTGGCCGCGTTGATCAACGGACCGAAGTCCAGCTGCGGGAATGGGTCGTCGCGCTTCTCCACCGCCAGCGGATGCCCCACCTTGAGCGTGCGCACCGCCGGGAGGTACGCCGCCAGGAACTCGTCGAACAACTCACGCTGGACGACGAAGCGCGGGTACGCCGTGCAGCGCTGTTTGCCGTAGTCGAAGAGCTTGGGTACGACCGCCGTGAGCGCGTCCCAGTCCGAGTAGTTCCAGATGCCCCAGGTGTTGAGCCCTTCCTGTTCGAGTACGTGGCGCTTGCCGAGGTCGGCCACGGCCGTGGCCACCGCGGCGCCGGTGTCGCGGCCGCCGACGAAGGAGACGCAGCCGATCTCGGGCGCCCGCACCAGCGCCTCCGACAGCTCTCCCCCGCTGCCGCTGACGAGGGTGACGGGAAGTCCCTCACGGGCGGCGAGCGCGCAGGCCAGAGTCAGACAGGCGACACCGCCGTCGGTCGGGGTCTTGGCGATGACCGCATTGCCTGCCAGGGCCTGTACCAGCAATGCGTGAACGAGCACGCTCATCGGATAGTTCCAGCTCGCGATGTTCGACACCGGGCCGTCCAGCGGGCCGCGTCCCGCGAGCATCGGCTCGATGCCGTCCACGTACCAGCGCACCCCGTCGATGGCGCGGTCGACGTCCGCCTGGGCCAGCCGCCAGGGCTTGCCGATCTCCCAGACGAGCAGCAGGGCGAGGAGTTCGCGG includes these proteins:
- a CDS encoding aldehyde dehydrogenase family protein; amino-acid sequence: MAITLTLKSGASWADAWRRCLAVAPEAFRDDRVLNLWNSAWQADGRALPATSPVDGSRIAGPPRLDRATARRAVRASLDQHRAWRHTPLDERRARVAATLDALTQHRELLALLLVWEIGKPWRLAQADVDRAIDGVRWYVDGIEPMLAGRGPLDGPVSNIASWNYPMSVLVHALLVQALAGNAVIAKTPTDGGVACLTLACALAAREGLPVTLVSGSGGELSEALVRAPEIGCVSFVGGRDTGAAVATAVADLGKRHVLEQEGLNTWGIWNYSDWDALTAVVPKLFDYGKQRCTAYPRFVVQRELFDEFLAAYLPAVRTLKVGHPLAVEKRDDPFPQLDFGPLINAAKAKELTDQVAVAVNRGAVPLYRGGLSDAPFLPGQDTSAYVQPVTLLNPPPSSPLHHAEPFGPVDTIVLVDTEAELLAAMNASNGALVATLSTDDRATYDRLAPQIRAFKVGHGKPRSRGDRDELFGGFGASWRGAFVGGELLVRAVTQGPAGERLPGNFPDYHLMP